From the genome of Gemmatimonadota bacterium, one region includes:
- a CDS encoding glycosyltransferase family 4 protein, producing the protein MSLPRVLMLVHSYCPADPRVRREAEGLVAAGYRVDVLCLRDRGQRWQERVAGVRYLRLPLRRRRGGLLRYAFEYCMICGVGSLAVGALYGAQRYRLVQVHNMPDFLVFATLVPWFAGVPVLLDLHDPVPELYESKFGLGRDSLLIRLLTRIEGASVAFADAVLAATGAFRRRLLERGRPADRIRVVLNSPDPGLFEAAPPRPEAVGEARLLFHGTVTRRSGVDLAVLAAERVRKGGLAVRFTILGDGDYLPVIREMVAQEGRREWVEVRGPVPLEDIPAEVAGCDLGIVPNRGGAFSDLALPTRLFEYLGTGRPVAVSRSPAIQDLFGEEDLLFFDPGSLEDMVRVVGNALGDANLRQHMVERGGKIYEAHSWEKECAGYLDVVRRLTGSREEAGRRES; encoded by the coding sequence ATGAGCCTCCCTCGGGTTCTCATGCTGGTACACAGCTATTGCCCGGCGGACCCGCGCGTGCGCCGGGAGGCGGAAGGGCTGGTGGCCGCCGGGTATCGTGTGGATGTCCTCTGCCTGCGGGATCGGGGGCAGCGGTGGCAGGAGAGGGTGGCGGGGGTGCGCTATCTTCGCCTGCCGCTTCGCAGACGGCGCGGGGGATTGCTTCGGTACGCCTTTGAGTACTGCATGATCTGTGGGGTCGGAAGCCTCGCTGTGGGTGCGCTTTACGGCGCACAGCGCTACCGGCTCGTGCAGGTGCACAATATGCCCGACTTCCTTGTTTTCGCGACCCTCGTCCCCTGGTTCGCGGGGGTTCCGGTGCTTCTCGACCTCCACGATCCGGTGCCGGAGCTTTACGAGTCGAAGTTCGGCCTTGGCCGGGACTCGTTGCTCATTCGTCTCCTGACGCGCATCGAGGGCGCGTCGGTGGCCTTTGCGGATGCCGTGCTGGCGGCCACCGGGGCGTTTCGGCGTCGTCTGCTGGAAAGGGGGCGGCCGGCGGACCGGATTCGCGTGGTGTTGAACTCGCCGGATCCCGGGCTCTTTGAGGCGGCCCCCCCACGCCCGGAAGCGGTCGGAGAGGCGCGGCTCCTGTTTCATGGAACCGTGACCCGGCGAAGCGGGGTCGATCTTGCGGTTCTTGCGGCGGAGCGCGTCAGGAAAGGTGGGCTGGCCGTGCGCTTCACCATTCTGGGCGACGGAGACTATCTGCCCGTCATTCGGGAGATGGTCGCTCAGGAAGGGCGCCGCGAATGGGTAGAAGTTCGCGGCCCGGTTCCGCTGGAGGACATTCCGGCCGAGGTGGCGGGATGCGATCTGGGCATCGTACCGAATCGAGGCGGGGCGTTCAGCGATCTGGCGTTGCCGACGCGTCTCTTCGAATACCTGGGGACCGGGCGACCCGTGGCTGTTTCCAGATCCCCCGCGATCCAGGATCTGTTTGGCGAGGAGGACCTTCTCTTCTTCGACCCGGGATCACTGGAGGACATGGTCCGGGTTGTGGGGAACGCGCTGGGCGACGCGAACCTGCGGCAGCATATGGTGGAACGCGGCGGGAAGATCTATGAGGCCCATTCGTGGGAGAAGGAGTGCGCGGGTTATCTGGATGTGGTGAGAAGGCTGACCGGGTCCCGGGAGGAGGCCGGGAGGCGGGAGTCGTAG
- the miaB gene encoding tRNA (N6-isopentenyl adenosine(37)-C2)-methylthiotransferase MiaB → MKWPLGGPGRPATGLARENRPTFHLSTFGCQMNEYDSEFIAERLIAEGYAPVEDPADADVLLVNTCSVRDGAEDRVRGRLGNLAPLKARRPGVMIGVVGCMAQRLGGKLRERSPQVDLIAGTDSYRDLPRLIDTFRGVPDSPVVETTPDAEHTYAVKGAARPQSSVCAHLTIQQGCDKFCTFCIVPYTRGRERSKAWREVVDEARRQVDLGVRRITLLGQNVNSYRDGQVDFAELLRRLDAVEGLARIRFTSSYPRDMTDDVLRAVAECPSVCEYLHFPVQSGSDTVLRRMKRRHSAEWYLRQVDRAREWIPDVQFVTDLIVGFPGETDEDFQETLDLVKRVRFSEAYMYRYSPREGTPATRLPDDLPEEVKAARLTELIELQRGIGEEILQENLGREMEVLVEGPSRRDREEPMGRTRNGFMVVLPRGSGRAGDLVTARLTGLSGATYRGIPVGTGA, encoded by the coding sequence ATGAAGTGGCCGCTGGGAGGGCCGGGGCGTCCGGCAACGGGGCTTGCGCGGGAGAATCGCCCGACCTTCCACCTGTCGACCTTCGGGTGCCAGATGAACGAGTACGACTCCGAGTTCATCGCCGAGCGTCTCATTGCGGAGGGGTATGCGCCCGTGGAGGATCCGGCCGACGCGGATGTCCTCCTCGTGAATACCTGCTCCGTCCGAGACGGGGCGGAGGATCGTGTTCGCGGACGACTGGGGAACCTCGCCCCGCTGAAGGCGCGCCGCCCGGGCGTGATGATCGGCGTGGTCGGCTGCATGGCCCAGCGGCTGGGCGGGAAGCTCCGGGAGAGGTCGCCGCAGGTGGATCTGATTGCGGGGACGGACTCCTACCGGGATCTTCCTCGCCTGATCGACACTTTCCGCGGCGTTCCGGACTCCCCCGTGGTTGAGACGACGCCTGACGCGGAACACACCTATGCGGTGAAGGGTGCCGCGCGGCCGCAGTCGTCAGTCTGCGCCCATCTGACCATCCAGCAGGGGTGCGACAAGTTCTGCACTTTCTGCATAGTTCCCTACACGAGGGGCCGGGAACGATCAAAGGCCTGGCGCGAGGTCGTCGACGAAGCGCGCAGGCAGGTGGATCTGGGTGTTCGGCGGATCACACTGCTGGGTCAGAATGTGAACTCGTATCGTGACGGCCAGGTGGACTTCGCGGAACTTCTCCGCCGACTGGACGCGGTGGAGGGGCTGGCGAGGATTCGTTTCACCTCGTCCTATCCGCGAGATATGACGGACGATGTCCTCCGGGCCGTTGCAGAGTGCCCATCGGTCTGCGAATATCTCCATTTCCCGGTCCAGAGCGGCTCGGACACCGTTCTGCGACGGATGAAGCGCCGCCACAGCGCAGAGTGGTATCTTCGCCAGGTGGATCGGGCCCGGGAGTGGATCCCGGATGTTCAGTTCGTGACGGATCTGATCGTGGGGTTTCCGGGGGAGACGGACGAAGATTTTCAGGAGACTCTGGATCTTGTGAAGAGGGTTCGCTTTTCGGAAGCGTACATGTACCGTTATTCTCCGCGGGAGGGGACGCCCGCGACGCGCCTGCCCGACGACCTGCCGGAGGAAGTGAAGGCGGCTCGCCTGACGGAACTCATCGAACTCCAGCGGGGGATCGGTGAAGAGATCCTCCAGGAGAATCTCGGGAGGGAGATGGAGGTTCTGGTCGAAGGGCCCAGTCGGCGGGATCGGGAAGAGCCGATGGGGAGAACGCGAAACGGGTTCATGGTGGTGTTGCCACGGGGGTCAGGCCGTGCGGGAGATCTCGTGACGGCTCGGCTGACGGGGCTATCGGGCGCGACATACCGGGGCATCCCGGTTGGAACGGGGGCATGA
- a CDS encoding PfkB family carbohydrate kinase, translated as MSSEKTSLPDLPPRDGEARVLCVGLVASDLLVPTDFPIPRDCKLSLDRIVRQGGGPAANAAVALSRLGMRVSFAGAVGGDAAGQAQIEELAREGVEVSGMVVDETHESVVSVILVDRANGSRTIFSSTGARPRFPAVPDLPDPAPHLLLLDTWMGAESVELAKNARAAGAHVLLDAGTLREDWREFVGVSDYAIVSEPFADALSGAGETEAALACLLARGPSHAAVTRGAKGVVAARKGSPEVLRVPAFEVRAVDTTGAGDAFHAGTAWGLLRGLPWEDSLIAGAAVAALKCRVAGGRMGLPKEEEVQKLLRTTPRADLDR; from the coding sequence GTGAGTTCAGAGAAAACCAGCCTTCCGGATCTTCCCCCGCGTGACGGGGAAGCGCGGGTGTTGTGCGTGGGACTCGTGGCGTCGGATCTTCTGGTGCCCACCGACTTCCCGATCCCCCGAGACTGCAAACTCTCACTGGACCGAATCGTCCGTCAAGGAGGGGGGCCGGCCGCGAATGCCGCCGTGGCGCTCTCGCGCCTGGGGATGCGGGTCTCTTTCGCCGGAGCGGTCGGGGGGGATGCGGCGGGGCAGGCGCAGATTGAGGAGCTGGCTCGCGAAGGGGTGGAGGTTTCCGGGATGGTGGTGGACGAAACCCACGAGTCGGTCGTCTCGGTCATCCTGGTGGATCGGGCGAACGGCAGCCGGACGATCTTCTCCTCCACGGGTGCGCGGCCGCGCTTTCCCGCGGTGCCCGACCTGCCGGATCCGGCCCCGCACCTTCTTCTTCTGGACACATGGATGGGGGCAGAGTCGGTGGAACTGGCAAAGAACGCCCGAGCGGCGGGTGCGCACGTTCTTCTCGATGCGGGGACGCTGCGTGAGGACTGGCGCGAGTTCGTGGGAGTTTCGGACTACGCGATCGTGTCCGAGCCGTTTGCCGACGCGCTCTCCGGGGCGGGGGAAACGGAGGCGGCTCTTGCGTGCCTTCTCGCGAGAGGGCCGTCTCACGCGGCCGTCACGCGGGGTGCGAAGGGAGTGGTGGCTGCCCGCAAGGGAAGTCCGGAGGTGCTTCGGGTGCCTGCTTTCGAAGTGCGGGCCGTGGACACCACGGGGGCGGGCGATGCCTTCCACGCAGGGACCGCGTGGGGGCTTCTGCGCGGGCTCCCGTGGGAGGATTCGTTGATTGCGGGGGCGGCCGTCGCGGCGCTGAAGTGCCGCGTGGCAGGCGGACGAATGGGCCTTCCCAAGGAGGAAGAGGTGCAAAAGCTCCTGCGAACCACCCCGAGAGCCGATCTTGACAGGTAG
- a CDS encoding LapA family protein has translation MMRFLSGIRAGLLLVLLVVWFGFTALNNSAEQQVDLDLLFTSVQAAPLAWALFCVFVIGMVVGYAVSVLRIMELGAALRSLKRSRGRVQDELTSLRNLPLEDPVDDSSEGGTPS, from the coding sequence ATGATGAGATTTCTGAGTGGAATCCGCGCGGGGCTCCTGCTGGTCCTGCTGGTGGTCTGGTTCGGGTTCACCGCCTTGAACAACTCCGCGGAGCAGCAGGTGGATCTGGACCTTCTCTTCACCAGCGTGCAGGCGGCTCCGCTGGCGTGGGCGCTGTTCTGCGTGTTCGTGATCGGGATGGTCGTCGGGTACGCGGTGTCCGTTCTTCGGATCATGGAACTCGGCGCGGCACTTCGAAGTCTGAAGCGTTCGCGCGGGCGCGTGCAGGATGAGCTCACCAGTCTGCGCAATCTTCCGCTGGAAGATCCGGTAGACGACAGCTCAGAGGGAGGGACGCCGTCGTGA
- a CDS encoding STAS domain-containing protein, producing MKIKRSDRGDTVVLHISGKVLGGPDSDRFREAVSGLVEEGVKKLVIDLSDVPWMNSSGVGILISAYTSMRNADARVVFLNINERVKAILMVTKLLTVFESYYLLEDALASLDGPQPSRT from the coding sequence GTGAAGATCAAGCGCAGCGATCGGGGAGACACCGTCGTCCTGCACATTTCCGGGAAGGTACTGGGCGGGCCGGATTCGGATCGTTTCCGGGAGGCCGTGTCCGGTCTGGTCGAAGAGGGAGTGAAGAAGCTCGTGATCGACCTGAGCGATGTCCCCTGGATGAACAGCTCAGGCGTGGGCATCCTCATCTCCGCATACACCAGCATGCGGAACGCGGATGCGCGCGTGGTCTTCCTGAACATCAACGAGCGCGTGAAGGCCATTCTCATGGTGACGAAGCTTCTGACGGTCTTCGAGAGCTACTATTTGCTGGAGGACGCACTCGCAAGCCTCGACGGCCCGCAGCCCTCCCGAACCTGA
- the mtaB gene encoding tRNA (N(6)-L-threonylcarbamoyladenosine(37)-C(2))-methylthiotransferase MtaB produces the protein MKRVAFCTFGCKLNQYDTETMRTLLEEEGDWRTVAFREEADVYIVNTCSVTARADSRARSAIRRIHRERPHARILATGCYAQRAPKELGELDGVSLVLGAADRERVAEELGHTVPGQVRLAVSPISEARTFVDVPITEMMGHSRAFVKVQEGCNESCSFCIIPSTRGTSRSRRPESVWTQVEDLVANGYTEIVITGVHVGDFGLDLPDAERGLESLMRGVLAVPGLERLRLSSIQPTTLSDGILDLVAEDERFCRHLHVPMQSGSEEVLRRMGRSYRIGTFVERIEALSSRIPDCGLGTDVICGFPGETEADFRKTFDLLEALPFTYLHAFPYSVRPGSHAEPLGDDVPADEKKRRTRALKRLSARKSREFRQRHLGSTMPVLIEEGSRNGSPLLSGLTDNYIRVDLGPGEKRASVEPVRLESLTDDGVLGRRLERE, from the coding sequence TTGAAGCGCGTCGCGTTTTGCACATTCGGGTGCAAGCTGAACCAGTACGATACCGAGACCATGCGGACCCTTCTGGAAGAAGAAGGCGACTGGCGGACGGTCGCGTTCCGGGAGGAGGCGGATGTGTATATCGTAAACACCTGCAGCGTCACCGCGCGGGCGGACTCGCGTGCCCGAAGCGCAATCCGCCGGATTCACCGTGAGCGCCCTCACGCGCGGATTCTGGCGACCGGGTGTTATGCGCAGCGCGCGCCGAAGGAACTGGGCGAACTGGATGGCGTGTCCCTGGTGTTGGGGGCCGCGGATCGGGAGCGCGTCGCGGAAGAACTGGGGCATACGGTTCCGGGTCAGGTGCGTCTGGCGGTGTCCCCCATTTCCGAAGCCCGTACCTTCGTGGATGTCCCGATCACGGAGATGATGGGGCACTCCCGCGCCTTCGTGAAGGTTCAGGAGGGGTGCAACGAATCCTGCTCGTTCTGCATCATCCCTTCCACACGGGGGACTTCGCGAAGCCGCCGCCCGGAGAGTGTGTGGACGCAGGTCGAAGATCTTGTCGCGAACGGCTACACGGAGATCGTGATCACGGGCGTGCATGTGGGCGACTTCGGTCTGGACCTGCCGGACGCGGAGCGCGGTCTGGAATCGCTGATGCGGGGGGTTCTCGCGGTGCCCGGGCTGGAACGCCTTCGCCTGAGCTCCATCCAACCCACCACGCTGAGCGACGGAATCCTGGATCTCGTCGCGGAGGATGAACGCTTCTGCCGGCACCTGCATGTGCCCATGCAGAGCGGGAGCGAGGAGGTGCTGCGGCGAATGGGACGAAGCTACCGGATTGGCACCTTCGTGGAACGGATCGAGGCATTGAGTTCCCGCATCCCCGATTGTGGCCTGGGGACGGATGTCATCTGCGGTTTCCCCGGAGAGACGGAAGCGGACTTTCGCAAGACCTTCGATCTTCTGGAGGCACTGCCATTCACCTATCTCCACGCATTCCCCTACTCCGTTCGACCGGGATCCCATGCGGAGCCACTGGGCGACGATGTTCCCGCGGATGAGAAGAAGCGGCGCACCCGTGCACTGAAGCGGCTCTCAGCGCGGAAGTCGCGGGAGTTCCGGCAGCGGCATCTGGGGAGTACCATGCCGGTCTTGATCGAAGAGGGAAGCCGAAACGGTTCGCCACTCCTCAGCGGCCTCACGGACAACTACATCCGCGTGGATCTGGGTCCGGGTGAGAAGCGAGCGAGCGTGGAGCCGGTGCGTCTTGAATCGCTGACCGACGACGGAGTCCTCGGCCGGCGTCTGGAGCGGGAATGA
- a CDS encoding peptidylprolyl isomerase, with product MRLCLSLSVVLALASSAPAETPSPDALPRVEAVVRVEKFGTFVLRFHAAIAPNQTANFLRLADEGFFDGLPFHRVVPRFLVQTGNPDFREGGGDGTGGPGYFLPPEPNDIPHTRGAVAMARRDGKDGTAGSQWFVCLLDNPGLDDRSTVFAWVAEGMDTLDRVAQVSTDRKRVPLKPVRVLSVDLREIPPQTP from the coding sequence TTGAGGCTCTGTCTGTCTCTCTCTGTCGTGCTCGCGCTGGCTTCATCGGCTCCTGCCGAGACGCCTTCCCCCGACGCCCTTCCCCGGGTCGAGGCGGTCGTTCGCGTGGAGAAGTTCGGCACTTTCGTCCTGCGGTTCCACGCGGCCATCGCACCCAACCAGACGGCGAACTTCCTGCGGCTTGCCGATGAAGGATTCTTCGACGGCCTCCCATTCCATCGGGTGGTCCCGCGATTCCTGGTTCAGACCGGCAATCCGGATTTCCGCGAGGGTGGCGGCGACGGGACCGGCGGCCCGGGCTACTTCCTGCCTCCTGAACCGAATGACATTCCACACACGCGGGGAGCCGTCGCCATGGCCCGCCGGGATGGCAAGGACGGCACGGCGGGGAGCCAGTGGTTTGTCTGCCTGCTGGACAATCCCGGACTGGACGACCGATCCACCGTCTTCGCCTGGGTCGCCGAGGGAATGGACACGCTCGACCGCGTGGCGCAGGTGTCTACGGATCGGAAGCGCGTACCGCTGAAACCGGTTCGCGTCCTGAGCGTGGATCTGCGGGAGATCCCTCCGCAAACCCCGTGA